The Eretmochelys imbricata isolate rEreImb1 chromosome 26, rEreImb1.hap1, whole genome shotgun sequence genome contains the following window.
ttaaaaatgcattttttgctCTTACGTTGAGGGTTGTTTGATCATTTTTTTCTGTCTGAACTCAGTTCTGAGCTGAATCTGTTGGAACTTCTGCATCACAAAAGAGCGTGCGTGTCTTCTTCCTTTTACTGCGAAATATTGTTGCAAACCTGGTTACTATCTCGATATGCCCAGACTTTTCTCATCAATGCTTTGTTGTCTTTTTGCTGATAAGAGTTGTGCAGGCTTCCTGTGATGTTTTTTGACTGATGGGGcccgattctcatttacactgctgcAATAGTGCAAAGGCATTGACAtatgtaaatataatttataCCTATCTAAATAGAGGCTttgatgtaaatgagaatcatagaatcatagaatatcagggttggaagggacctcaggaggtcatctactccaaccccctgctcaaagcagggccaatccccaactaaatcattgttagagagcttattccttcactctcccacttccctggtccttctcacatgaacagagagcaacaatacccgaagtccgaaggtgcaaacaattcgatgtttattggggtgaacttccagcaagcttaaatacaagttccttttccttatttccgaatcccaacttacttcctgtttgcccctaatttatatagtaatattcttagctataccttaaccaatcattctactaaaatttaactaaccaatcctaacatattgtaacatgattatgtaaccaattatatcccaccaccttaattagtttacacccagcaaaattaattatacagcagacaggaacaatcacagaaccagacagagattatacagacaatagcaaagtgggaactataatggcaagacaatacagaagtgaggatttcacatcccagtattgataagtgagttcttgccagacaggatgctatcaaactaagttttcttttacattttctaggcacttccctttctctggagctgataggcactatcaggacaggattgtattcctaacagcccaatagcaccttctttccatgtgactactttggaatgtgaggatgtgaccggtcgcttcccagcttatggctgcctctgctgcttagccaaaggccttagcctaagaacagggccccagactgtcacagtaagagaaggaccttacattggcagacagtgattttgattcttttatacctctaactagccaagtgataagaatacacctaaattcttaaagtacaggcctttacagacaggcctgaatatctatatcctaacaatcatcccagccagggctttgtcaagcctgaccttaaaaacatctaaggaaggagattccaccacctccctaggtaacacattccagtgtttcaccaccctcctaatgaaaaagttttccctagtatccaacctaaacctcccccactgcaacttgagaccattactccttgttctgtcatcagctaccactgagaacagtctagatccatcctctttatgaagatattgaacaaaaccggccccaggaccgacccttggggcactccacttgttaccggctgccaactagagatggagccattgatcactacccgttgagcccaacaatctagccagctttctacccaccttatagtgcattcatccagcccatacttccttaacttgctgacaagaatactgtgggagaccgtgtcaaaagctttgctaaagtcaagaaacaatacatccactgctttcccttcatccacagaaccagtaatctcatcatagagggcgattagattagtcaggcatgaccttcccttggtgaatccatgctgactgttcctgatcactttcctctcatgtaagtgcttcaggattgattctttgaggacctgctccatgatttttctggggactgaggtgaggctgactggcctgtagttcccaggatcctcctccttcccttttttaaagattggcactacattagcctttttccagtcatctgggacttcccccgttcgccacgagttttcaaagataatggccaatggctctgcaatcagagCCGCCAGTTcatttagcactctcggatgcaactcgtccggccccatgaacttgtgcacgtccagcttttctaaatagtcccaaaccacctctttctccacagaatcAGCACCATTGTCTTTTTTGATGTCCAAAGCTTGAATGTTAATTTTCGAAAATAGTGGTGGAAAGGTGTTGGGAAAGAGATCTGTATAATATGTACTGTCCATTTCTTATTATGCTTCTTTAAAGTGGCATTTTACAGTTTTATACGTGACCGTCCACTTGCTAGCCCAGTTCTGTGAAACACTGTAGTTACTTGTCATAAGTTTAGGGAAATACGGCACTCTCTCAGATACCATGTGCAGTAACACTCCAAGtactcagatttttaaaggtgacaGCTGTACTTTGAGAATGGCATGTTTATGAGCATTGTAGAAATCATGGTTTAACTGGGgtctgtcatagaatatcagggttggaagggacctcaggaggggatctagtccaaccccctgctcaaagcaggaccaatccccaattttttgccccagatccctaaatggccccctcaaggattgaactcacaaccctgggtttagcaggccaatgctcaaaccactgagctgtccctcctgCCGTTATAATAGAGGATCGGAGAGAtctccacacctgagccattcttcttagatgacaaatctgagactcatagactatcagggttggaagggacctcaggaggtcatctagtccaaccccctgctcaaagcaggaccaaaccccaatttttgccccagatccctaaatggccccctcaaggattgaactcgcaaccctgggtttagcaagccaatgctcagaccactgagctatccttcccccctgTCGAACATCAATCCTGGTGTGTTCaagttactttttattttaaaaggtttttttaaaaagtgaacactcaaaaataggatttttttttccttttgaagaaATCCGTAAGGTCAAATCAGTAAGGCACCCACTACTCCCATTGAAGCTTATGGGAGGTGAGGATATTCAGCACCTCTAACTCAGAACCCAGGTGTACACTTCAAAACAGCAGCAAGAAACAGCTTTTCTAAactatgtttttaaatttcattccTCCAAATTTGAGATTTggtttgtatttgttttgtttttttcccccataccCACACATACCCCTTTACAAGGAGCAAAATCTCCTCTTGTGATTTAGCATAAAATATTGCAGAGCAGGTTTAAGTGAATgtgcttttaaatttaaactgCAGCTAATTTAACAGGTCAGATATAGCAGAAGTAACAAGGTCCGTTTCCACTAGGTATCATATATCAGGTCTGTTCTTTCTTCTTCATTGGTTGGCATTTCTCGTCCACAGGAATGAAGTGCATGTTAAGAGAAAATAGCCTTTTTAGCAAATTGACTTTTACTTCTATTGCTTCTGTAATTTAAGTGcgtttttaatatttatatacattCAATGCATTCAGTCTGCAGCGATCTAAAACGGATTGTGTGTTGATAATGATTTCACAAGTCAAGCGTTGAATAATGCCCTCGGATGCAGACAGTAATGGGAGCCCCGTAGATGCAACCAAAGGCAGACCATGACCCTAGACCTCATGCAAGACCTCCTTCTCTCTGGGTTAGAAATACAGTTGCACCCACTGAAAAATCAACATGTGTTGATTGCTGTCACAGCTTTCTCCTGTTCTGTGTACAAAGAAATGCTGAAGTATCTTATACCATTGTATGGTAACTGTTAGTAAATGCGGATTTGTTAATGGGGAGGTTATTTAAAGTCAAATATAAATGAGGCTGAGCAGACCTCCCCCTACCATCTGGTTGCAATATTGTGCCTATCAAACACTTTTATACATCAGGTTGTTCTTTAAATCAAATAATtatcttttacagactaatcacCATGGGGAGGTACCAGATAACCTGCTGGGTAGTCATCCTTTTTGTTGTGATGTGGAGCGACGTTTCCCTTTCCAAAAAAGGAAAGGGTAAAGGTGGAGGCGGTGGGAACACAGGAGGCAACCGCTATCCCAGCAACCCTGGCTACCCCCAAAATCCTAGCTATCCCAGAAACCCTAGCTACCCCCATAATCCCGGCTACCCCTCCAATCCCGGCTATCCCAGAAACCCTAGCTACCCCCATAATCCCGGCTACCCTCCTAATCCCGCCTACCCCCCCAATCCCGGCTACCCTCCTAATCCCGCCTACCCCCCCAATCCCGGCTACCCCCCCAATCCCGGCTATCCCAGGAACCCTAGCTACCCCCACAATCCCGGCTACCCCAGCAACCCTGGTGGTGGTGGGCAGCACTACAACCCAGCTGGTGGCGGAACAAGCTTCAAAAACCAGAAGCCCTGGAAGCCTGATAAATCCAAAACCAACATGAAAGCTGTGGCAGGAGCGGCAGCGGCAGGTGCCGTGGTGGGCGGCCTAGGCGGCTACGCCCTGGGAAGTGCAATGTCAGGAATGCACATGAATTTCGACCATCCTGACGAGCGGCTGTGGTGGAATGAAAACTCCAATCGCTATCCCAACAGGGTGTATTACAAGCAATACGACGACCGCTCCGTGCCAGAGGGAAGGTTTGTGCGGGATTGTGTGAATATCACAGTGACCCAATACAACATTGATCCCAATGAAAATCAAAATGTGACCCAGGTAGAAGTTAAAGTCATGACGCACGTGATACAGGAGATGTGCACACAGCAATATCAGCAGTACCAGCTGGCCTCTGGTGTCAATCTGCTCCTCTCTGACCCATCGCTCATGCTGATCATCATGCTTGTCATTTTTTTTGTAACGCATTAAGAAAGCAGTCTCAACCTGAACCGTGCTGCTGATCTGTGCGAACGTTTAGCGGGAATAATAGATATAAAAAAGCCTTTCTGTGGAGGTCTCTCATTCTTGCTTGTGTGTGTCTGAGGTGAAGTATCTTAAGATCTGTAATAGGTATCAATACTGTACCATAGAGACACAGGCTGACAGTGTATAGCTGTCTCTTCAAAGCTATCTCTGATTATACACCTACTGTTCAGAATTAAGATTAGGGACAGACTTCAAATGGAAATGAAAGTCAATCTGTTAGCTCCACATTTGTTCTGGTGCAATAGACCTTAGAAGCCAATACAAATCAGTTAATACTGACATACCGTGACCTTGTGATCACACAAGGAAGTGGCCTTCACCAAAATGCCCTCTTCCTCAAATTCATTCTTTAAACTCTGGTACGGATAGGAGCCATCTGATCACATTCATCTTCCCTCCTCTAAACTAGACCACTTTTGAGAGCTGTTTTTCCGTTTCAGTACACCACTGGACTTCTTCCTCTCCAGCTCGCCTAATTCAAGACTTCAGACTGTTGTCTGGCTTCACAAGCCCTCTTTGGTCATCTAGGGGCTGAGGAAGATGCAAAGGCAGAATACTTATGAAAATCCTCTTTACAGATAATTGATGTCTTAGCTAATGGCACTAAATAGTACCAAATGGCACCAATCCCCGACTTGGGGACACCACATTTTTGGGGACATCCACAGTCCAAGTTCAAATTACAAGTTAATTTTGTGACCTGGAGTACAAACCGAGTATTTCAGACAGTTTTGCCTGCCTCTCCGTGGCTTGTGATGTGAGACCCTTCCATTGCTAGGCTGTATTTTGTACCATTAGATCACCTTCTTGTACTTAAGAGTATCCTCTCTAAGTACGTGTGTACATAGCGGCATTCCATCCACATAACAATTTGCCCATTGCAAACGTTCCAGCAGCAACTAAAGAATAGGCCAGCTTTGGAGGCCAAGAGTGAGCCTAAGATGGCAGCCTGCCATATGCCAAGGTTTCAAGGAGCAGGCCTAAATTTGTTAAGTTTGGGCAGAGTGTGTCCTTTTAGTTGTACAGTAATTGGCTTTGACTTGGACGATTTAAGGAGGCTGGTGACGGTGTAAAATAGCTGCAACAATAGCCCTTGTTTCATAGTTGTCATCCCAAGAAAAAGCAAATTTTGCTGATGCAGTAAAGCATGCATGGATTTCATTCATGGCTCTATTGTGCGTAAAGTTTCTCCCTTCACCGAGCTGCATTCACACAAACCGTTGACTTCATTGGAAGTTGTGCAGGACATATTtctgagggcaggatttggcttTAAAGGCCTCAtctaaagcctattgaagtcaatggaaaggctcccctAGATCAGGCACTAAATCAGTAAAACTTGCATTACACTTACTTCAGCAACTTGATCAAGTTAGAGCAAGCAACATCAACCAACATTATCCCAACACAGACAGTCAAAATGCTGGAAGCCATCCTTTGGAAGCAACTAATTCTGGCTGACCCACTGCTTAATACCCTAAATATTATGATTGATAATTGATGGGGTCAGTCACAGCTAATCTGCATTTTGATTGTCTTGATGACGCAAAAGTGTTGTATATAGTGTGTAGTATATGTAAAGTTTATGCTTATTGCAATTATCATGccaaatatttaatatatagTCTGTATATTTCAGCAAGGCACTGAATGACTAAAACAAACAACCACCCTTAATTATTTCTGCTTCAATGTAAGTTGAATGGATATATTATGAAACTGTTCAAAATTCAAACCATAAAGACAGGACTTTGAAGTCACATGTAGTTTGTGATGTGAGAACATTCTGTATATTTGTAATGGTGCATGTACTTAACTCTGACGTTCAAATCCTTTTATAAGTGTTTGATGTCTGGTAAAAATTAAACAGACACAGGAAAGGCTCAAGCGTGTCTCTTTCATGCAGGTATCTTTCTTTATCTATGAATGTTTCGTCTACTCTAATTGGAACCTGAACTCCTGTTCTCAGAGACCACTACTTCTGCCTCaacattttcttgcttttgttgATCCAGGCACTGACATGGcgctcatcaccataatatctgagcacctcacgtTCATTAAATGAATCTTACCCTTAAACACCCCCTGCTGAGTTAGGGAAGTattgtgcccattttacagatggggaaactgacatATAGAGTGtattaagcaacttgcccaagatcacacaggaagtctgtggctgaggcaggaattgaacccagggtCTCCTTGGTCCCAGTCCAGTATCATATCCACAAGACGGTCCTTCCTTGCTTGCCTGTGCTTTAATTGCATTTTAACGGGATATATGGTATAATTTTCTAAGCATTTAAGTCCCATTTTCCTAAGTGACTGAGGCACTCTTGAAAATTGGATTTAGTCTCCTTGGTGGCATAGCTGGGTTTGAAAGTTTTATACATAGCAGCTAAGCGATTCTGTGTTCTGATCAAATGTCAGTGTAGATGGAGAAGTTATTTACCTCACTCAAAACACAGGTAAATAAATAGAGGTAAGGAAACTATCAACCTTTTTTGCACTGGGACACAGGAGAGTCTTTTAGCTAATCATACaaacagatattttttttaagCCTATCAATGATCCTGTATTGCTTTGCACCCTGTATAAACACTAAAAACTAGTCTGGGAAATCGGGTTTCCATTTCCATGAATTCAAAAATTCATCCTGAATTGgactgaaaagttgaaattttccacagaacagaaattccaaaaaACATTCCGTTCAAACACCCATTATTGTTTCAATAATGCCAAAACAATATAATAGGTCAGAATGAAACAAAATAGCTTAAGCAAAATGTTTGGATATTATCAAACCCAAGAAAGTTAAGATGAATCCCACAGTtctccccaaaaaaaaaaaaaaaaaaaaaaaaaaaaatcctcaaaatgGACGGAAAAAGTTTCAATTTGAACAAAATTGCATTTTCTGGTCCACTGAAcactttgaccagctctagtaggTCACATAATTGGGCAAAATGAGTAAAATGCTGCTGTTCTGGTTTGGTGTTGTGTTGCACCCACTTTGAACATGTGCTAAACAGCAGAGAATCAGGGTAAGAGCAACACATGCCATCCCTTGGCGAGTTGGGGGCCAGACTCTCGGCCGGTCAGCTCATCCGGCTGGTCTCGGCTAATCAGCATTgctccgttgacttcagtagagcaaAGGACCTGAGCCGAGAGGGATAAATAAGCACCTAATGTTTAACATCAGATCCTAGAGTTAATTATTTATTAGCCACTTAATTTTGCATGCTTCAGAAAATGATGGGCCTTAAAAGcattttgttcatttcctctttTCAGGGAATGTTTGCTTCCTCTGTGTGCGAATATAAGGACTTGTGTCAGGAGCCCAATTCATGGCCTCAGATTGAAGCTCTATTTGTGCAGAAAACTGGTGTCTCCTAAGCAATAGCAGCGCAAGCTTCCCTTACCTTTCTTTTCCTTATGAACTTCAGTCTTTCCTTGAAGGGAAGTTCAGTCACCATGACCCATTCAGTCCTTCGCATCTCTATTGAGATTTCTCCGATGCGGGTAATTATTCATTCGAAATATTGACGCTGACCAGCTCCCTTATCATAAGTGACCAAACAGCCATCACTATCCCTCCCTGCTAACCTGGGGAGCATTTGAACTGGTATCACAAGAGTTAGGATATCctatttccttccccttcctAATTCCTGATATTTTGTgctttaaattaattttagaCTTTGTCTTGAATCAGTTTGTTTGGGGGAGAAGGTGCACAGGGAAACGGAATCAACTGTAAtcttccctccacacacacacacacaaaaggaaagcTGTATATTGTGTCGGTGAAATATAAAGAACAAGGATATATCATGGCCTTATGTACAATCACTGCAAACCTGATGCAGGACCCTATTTTCAAACCCTGACTTAATACCTCCCATTTATATTTTTCTGCAGAGGTGGCATCCAAACCAGCACCCCAAATCCAAAAACCAACA
Protein-coding sequences here:
- the PRNP gene encoding major prion protein homolog; this translates as MGRYQITCWVVILFVVMWSDVSLSKKGKGKGGGGGNTGGNRYPSNPGYPQNPSYPRNPSYPHNPGYPSNPGYPRNPSYPHNPGYPPNPAYPPNPGYPPNPAYPPNPGYPPNPGYPRNPSYPHNPGYPSNPGGGGQHYNPAGGGTSFKNQKPWKPDKSKTNMKAVAGAAAAGAVVGGLGGYALGSAMSGMHMNFDHPDERLWWNENSNRYPNRVYYKQYDDRSVPEGRFVRDCVNITVTQYNIDPNENQNVTQVEVKVMTHVIQEMCTQQYQQYQLASGVNLLLSDPSLMLIIMLVIFFVTH